GCTTTGAAAGAAGGATTTTGTTAAGATTTAACAAGTTAATAGCTGCATGCTAATTACTGTtaatgaaaagattaaaaataataaaagcaatttatcTAATTCCAAAATAATTAGCCTTAATAACTTGTTTGCACAGTATATAGGAAGAGATTTTGATGGGAATCAAAGCATCTGTGTATGCATAGTGTTTGTATCAACAATAGGTTCTTGTAAAATGTCTGACAGATGTGGGACCATCAGCTTTGCTGAGACTTTAACAGGGTTCCAGAGATGTGAGCAccaaattattctgattttctgtgaGGTTTGCAGGTGCtcatatttctgaaaatgaggACCATCTCTCTATAGTCTCCCTTACGTGTGCACATTGCATTAGTCTTGCTCTAAGTCTCAGGAAACTGAAGACACCTTAAGGGACTTCATCAGGATGATTACAGAATAACTGCTGGGCTTGGGATCTAACTTCCTGGCACTTGTGGCAGGATTTAGGCAGGCTTCCAATCCTGCATGGCTCATGCATACCACAAGTTTGAGTAATAATATTCTTCTGATAATGCTGATAAGTGGCATCAATTCCCTTTGTTATTGTTGTGAAGTGATTTAGCTGGTATGTAATTCAGTTTCCTTACACACAAGGAAAAGTTAATATAGCACTGACTGCTGCTTGTATTCAGTCATTACAGCAGTCAGTCAAATCACTGGTAACGCAACCTGAGGGGTACAAGTGTGAAATGGCAGGGATTTCTCATCCAGGTGTCTTGAGCAATTGAAGCTATCTACAGAGAAGTCTTACTgagtaaaaaaggcagaatattATTAACATCATTACAGCCCTTATAACATTGAATGAATGATACAGGTGTTGAGGAGGATAATGAGTCTAATGAGCATCACCTGTGGAGGTTCCTTATTGAATAGCTCTGTTCAAACCATTAATTTGTTGATGGCTCTGACTTGCACATTTGTTGCCCTCCTGGCTACTGCTGGATAACTGGGCAGTCCAAGCAATCTGAGCAAGCCGTGCTGGCTACCACTTTGACTAATTTCTCTGCATGTAGGTCTTCTGCATGAAAGGGGTGCAGCCTTTGTGCAGCTGTCCTCCTTCCAAAGTCCAAATGTCTCCAATGACAGCAGCCTACGGGATCCTCTACAACAAGCTGGTCACATACCTTGTTAGTTTCTACAGGCTGCACTGaacaagctgcagcagcagcatgtgaTTAAACTGATGGTCTTTGTCCTAAGGAGCCTCATCAGAGTTGCTACTCTCTTGTAAATTGTTTTTAGGTGGAGATGTCATCTGCTGCACCTGGATAAGTGGGGTGGAAGCCTCTTAAATGTTGACGATGAAGGGTTAGGGTTAGCTGGAGTGAGCAGAATGGAGATTCTTAGGGTGGTGGTTGTTCTGCTGTCTTTGTGGTGCTGTGATAATGCCTACCTTAGGTCCTCTGCTCGATCTTTGCTGAAGTTCCTAGGCTTCATCTTTTGGGGtactgctgcagctcaggcatTTGGTGGAGTGTTGGTGATCCTGATGCTCAAGAACTACAGACATTTATTTCAGGAGTCTTACTTGTCTCTCCCTGGTTGGTTGGCTCTTGCAACTGCACTTATATTGCTACCTACTGGAGTTTTGGCTGTCTCTATTTCTGTTAAGTGTTCCCGCAATCAGCAAGGGACTCTCAtgttcttgctgctgctccttctttGCCTAGAAATGtcttcagcagctctggcacGTTCCTACTATGTTAGGACTGCTTCTCAGCTGGAAAGTGTTATGGGTTACCTTGTTCACCAGCACAAGTGGACATGCTCCCAGGATTCTGGAAACAGTGCTGTGGATGTGATACAGAGGAAGCTGCAATGTTGTGGGGTCCACAACTACACAGACTGGCTAAAGACATCATCTTCTTGGCATGACCTAGCTTGTGTCCCTGAAAGCTGCTGTAAGGAGAAGCATTCTCACTGCAGGGGAGACTTAAGCCATGTGGAGCAGCTTTCTGAGGAAGGCTGTCTAAAGAAGCTGGAAGGCCAGTTGTGTTTTGCCATGCTGTAcgttttttggttttgtactGTGCTAATCATCTTGGAGCTCTTGGCTGGTGTCAGCAATGGTATTCTCATGAGACATCAGCCATTCCATGAACTCCATATTCTGGACTCTTATACCTTCGAAGAGGAGTATAGGTACTAGCTGATTTGCTGGACCTGCTGCATGTTTCCTTGGCTTTTTGCTACTTTATTATTATACTggaacacaattaaaaaaaattgcatgtaAATCAAACTAGTTGATCACTGTtggatgtttttctttaatgttatGGTATTAGATCAGTTCTCCCatagattccttttttttttcccaataagCATTCTGTATCTGAAAATCTTCTGGGGATCAGTGTTCAGCATGTGGAGACACAAAACTACTGTATGTGAGTGCAGGGGAAGCAGTAAGAAAAGGCCTGTTTGTCCCAGGGCAACTTGTTGTGCAGTCATGATCTAAACTTCTGGACTGAATCTTAACTGTAATAAAATCCTGGAGAGCAATCAATGTGCAGATTCTTTCACTTCCAAGCTTGTGTTGGATGCTTTAGTTTTTCTATAAGAAGCCCTTTAGGTAAAGttgaatgtttattttttttttttttgctcaaaTGTTGGTTTAAGAAGTAACATATTCTTCAGTGAAAATCCATAAGTTTTTAAAGTGGCATGAATGTATAATCTAAATAGGTTTGGCAGCAACAGAGTAACTAATAGGATGATATGAAGCAAGAGGTAAAGCAGTCTTGAGAGTTGCACAGGATCAAGTAATAGAGCAAGAAAGTCTGTCCATgttcattcatttatttcatgaCAGAGTAAGGattgagaaaattatttttgccagAAAAGTAACGTGGGGTCACATGTATGCTTGAATTATACCAGCAACATGCTGCTTTTTCTTAAGGTATACCTGCCTTACTAAATATCCTTGTTACCTATTTTCTGCTAGTCTCCCTCCAGCCTGCATGTGCTGAGAGGGACTAAGTTGGCATGTGGGGTGCCCATATGCTTGTTTATGTCAGTGCTATTGGTGTTCAGAGAGGCGCTGGCCAAGGTTCTGCTCTACCTGTGTTGGGCTGTGCAGTGTGTGCGTGTATTTATGTGTCTGTTTGAAAAGTGTCTTAAGCCTCTGCTGACCTGGAACTGGGAACTCTAGCAGCTTTATCTTTTGGTAAGTGTGTGTAGGGGATATCTAGGGCCTACAACTCTACCATATTACTGGACTGGActggaaacaaggaaaaggCGTGGGTCTcaaaaactgctgcagctggcaaCTCCCTTAGCACTTGAAGTAATAGAGAGTTCAATCATTATTGCTCTAAGTTTTCTACCAAACTGAAGGTAACTTACTGCAAATTTCTGATCCTAAATCACCAGGCACTGGTTTTCAtgagcagaaaagggaaaaaaaaacagagggcATTAGGTCAGTTCTTGCATGCTAATTATTAGCCATGTGAAGATCAAACATGAAATATAATGCAAAGCttctccaattaaaaaaaaaccaacaaacaaccaaaaaaccaaacccaaaacaaaagcaccaaccaaaaaaccccaagaaaatcCAAACAGCTCCGTCCAAAACTACCTCACACAGTTAAGGTATTGCTTTagataaaggaaaataactACTCCATTATAGTAGTTATATAAGAAGTTCTTAAAAAGGAGTGAATATTCAAAAGTAAATAAAGGAAACGATTATGACTTTGAGTAACATAACAGAAGGAAacatttaattcatttttcttgacATGGGATGGGTGTGGCAATAAATGAAGTTTGTCCTGTCAAGCACCACAATAGGGACTTTGTGGTACCCTGGCACATAAATGTTTTGT
The genomic region above belongs to Sylvia atricapilla isolate bSylAtr1 chromosome Z, bSylAtr1.pri, whole genome shotgun sequence and contains:
- the LOC136373669 gene encoding tetraspanin-3-like, which produces MEILRVVVVLLSLWCCDNAYLRSSARSLLKFLGFIFWGTAAAQAFGGVLVILMLKNYRHLFQESYLSLPGWLALATALILLPTGVLAVSISVKCSRNQQGTLMFLLLLLLCLEMSSAALARSYYVRTASQLESVMGYLVHQHKWTCSQDSGNSAVDVIQRKLQCCGVHNYTDWLKTSSSWHDLACVPESCCKEKHSHCRGDLSHVEQLSEEGCLKKLEGQLCFAMLYVFWFCTVLIILELLAGVSNGILMRHQPFHELHILDSYTFEEEYRY